A single window of Narcine bancroftii isolate sNarBan1 chromosome 1, sNarBan1.hap1, whole genome shotgun sequence DNA harbors:
- the LOC138752553 gene encoding mucin-6-like, which yields MHPSIRRNPVSNAALFQMQPCTRCDPVLGVTLSQMRPCPRWEPFPREAYAEEKCNIIKSHVFKSCHFISPEQFYDQCRQEVCSCSDLKSCLCSALANYAHICLLYGVYIDFRTTVHECSLNCTGDMIYAVANYTCAGSCYHLMTRRSCHFLPSSSYIEGCRCPENMFYNPLSHTCSATIMGCPCYLNGLAYNPGDRIPSPAPMKYQDCVCNAGEVRCTQLLDYWKEKCTKNEVYINCMKSDVRKRCELSCEHLNSRHRPCPFTCQEGCMCKPGLVRSPEGMCINKTECPCKYGGQLYFPREIFLRGCDVCLQVDRLLLLTCELNTQVRRHRD from the exons ATGCACCCCAGTATCAGACGCAATCCAGTCTCGAACGCGGCCCTGTTCCAGATGCAACCCTGTACCAGATGTGACCCTGTCCTAGGTGTGACTCTGTCCCAGATGCGACCCTGTCCCAGATGGGAACCATTTCCCAGAG agGCCTATGCAGAAGAGAAGTGCAACATCATCAAAAGTCACGTGTTTAAAAGTTGTCATTTCATCAGCCCTGAACAATTCTATGACCAGTGCCGACAGGAGGTTTGCAGCTGTTCAGACCTGAAATCGTGCCTGTGTTCAGCTCTCGCTAACTATGCCCACATTTGCCTTCTCTATGGTGTTTACATTGACTTCCGAACCACGGTTCACGAGTGCT CTCTGAATTGCACTGGGGACATGATATACGCTGTGGCCAACTACACCTGTGCAGGGAGTTGTTACCACCTGATGACGAGAAGAAGCTGTCACTTTCTCCCATCATCGAGCTACATCGAAGGATGCCGGTGTCCTGAGAACATGTTCTACAACCCACTCTCTCACACGTGTTCTGCCACTAT AATGGGGTGTCCATGCTACTTGAATGGGTTGGCATATAACCCAGGTGACAGGATACCTTCTCCAGCGCCAATGAAATACCAAGACTG CGTCTGCAATGCCGGTGAAGTCAGGTGTACGCAGCTTTTAGATTACTGGAAAG AAAAGTGCACGAAGAACGAAGTGTACATAAACTGCATGAAGAGTGACGTCAGGAAGAGGTGTGAGCTGAGCTGTGAACACCTGAACTCTAGGCACCGCCCCTGTCCGTTCACCTGCCAGGAAGGCTGCATGTGCAAACCAGG TTTGGTTCGTAGCCCAGAAGGAATGTGCATCAACAAGACTGAGTGCCCATGTAAATATGGTGGTCAGCTATACTTCCCGAGGGAGATATTTCTACGCGGCTGTGATGTGTG CCTGCAGGTCGACAGGTTATTGCTTCTGACGTGTGAGTTGAACACGCAAGTCCGCAGACACCGTGACTGA